A region of the Deltaproteobacteria bacterium genome:
AGTACATCCAGCCGCTGGAGTCGAAGCTCGACCGGCTGACGCTGTCGGTGTCGCGCGAGGCCGTGTCGGACCTCCACCCGGCGGACATCGCGCAGATCATGAGCGACCTCGCCCCCGACGAGCGGCAGGAGTTCTTCGAGAAGCTCGACACGGAAACCGCCGCGGAGGCGCTCCACGAGCTCGAGCCGGAGGTCCAGGCCGACATCATCGCGGAGATGGACAAGGAGCAGGCGGCGGACATCATCGAGCAGATGCCGCCGGACGAGGCGGCCGACGTCATCGCGGACCTCCCCACCGAAAAGGCGCAGGAGCTCCTGCAGCTCATGGAGAAGGAGGAGGCAGAGGACATCCACGAGCTGCTCCACCACGAGGACGACACGGCGGGGGGGCTCATGACGAACGAATACCTCGCGTGGCCACCGGGGATCACGGTGGGGGAGGCGCTGTCGCGCTTCAAGGAGGAGGCGCGCGAGATCGAGCACGTCTACTACGTCTACGTCGTCGATCAGGAGAAGCTCCTCGGTGTCGTCGGCCTGCGGGACCTGCTGATCGAGGAGCCGGGAAAGACGCTTTCGGAGGTGATGCTCACGAAGGTGAAGACCGCGCGCCCGGAAACGGGGCAGGAGACGGTCGCCGAGCTCATCTCGAAGTACAACCTGCTCGCCCTGCCCGTGGTCGACGACGACGAATGCCTGCTCGGCGTGGTGACGGTCGACGACGTCGTGGACCTGCTCCTTCCGCCGGCGTCCCGCCGCAAGCGCCGGAAGATGTAGGTCGCCGGGCTAGAGTCCGACCCGCCCCGGAAGTCCCGGGAAAAGCGTCACCGCCACCAGCAGCACGGTCAGGACGATCATCACCGCGGTGGTCGTCCACGCGATGCCGTTGAACGCCCTCGAGTTGACGTGCTCTCCCATCAGCTGACGGTCGTTGGCGAGCTTCAGCATGAACACCAGGACGAACGGGAGCAGGACCCCGTTCACCACCTGGGAGAAGT
Encoded here:
- a CDS encoding CBS domain-containing protein, with product MKWNTQGEVEMALIGEVFVADILGKAVLDPRGEEIGKVRDIVVEGGGRLPRAVGLFLERKNVSRYLPWEELTIFNKRIISSRKTEGEIPEATPSGEHLLIRKDLLDKQIVDINGAKVVRVNDVKLTEDGGAAYLTDVDVGMRGILRRLGVERRGDAFFEAIRHPLRPQLISWEYIQPLESKLDRLTLSVSREAVSDLHPADIAQIMSDLAPDERQEFFEKLDTETAAEALHELEPEVQADIIAEMDKEQAADIIEQMPPDEAADVIADLPTEKAQELLQLMEKEEAEDIHELLHHEDDTAGGLMTNEYLAWPPGITVGEALSRFKEEAREIEHVYYVYVVDQEKLLGVVGLRDLLIEEPGKTLSEVMLTKVKTARPETGQETVAELISKYNLLALPVVDDDECLLGVVTVDDVVDLLLPPASRRKRRKM